A region from the Pseudomonas sp. KU26590 genome encodes:
- the urtC gene encoding urea ABC transporter permease subunit UrtC, with product MNQPLMVTAAQRAGTKITVAVGVVILALLIALPLLSLLPESNSLQVSAYTLTLVGKILCYAIVALALDLVWGYAGLLSLGHGLFFALGGYAMGMYLMREASGDSLPAFMTFLSWTELPWYWVGTQHFLWAMCLVVLAPGLLALVFGFFAFRSRIKGVYFSIMTQALTFAGMLLFFRNETGFGGNNGFTNFRSILGFSITSQGTRAVLFLLTVVLLAGSLFVGWRLARSKFGRVLTAVRDAENRLMFCGYDPRGFKLFVWVLSAVLCGLAGALYVPQVGIINPSEMSPTNSIEAAVWVALGGRGTLIGPLLGAGVVNGMKSWFTVAFPEYWLFFLGALFIVVTLYLPKGVIGLIKKRGEP from the coding sequence ATGAATCAGCCATTGATGGTCACGGCCGCGCAACGCGCTGGCACCAAAATCACGGTCGCAGTCGGCGTGGTGATTCTTGCCCTGCTGATCGCCCTGCCGTTGTTGTCCCTGCTACCTGAAAGCAACAGCCTGCAGGTGTCGGCCTACACGCTGACGCTGGTGGGCAAGATCCTCTGCTACGCGATTGTCGCGCTGGCGCTGGACCTGGTCTGGGGTTACGCAGGTTTGTTGTCCCTGGGCCACGGGCTGTTCTTCGCGCTGGGCGGTTATGCGATGGGCATGTACCTGATGCGCGAGGCGTCGGGCGACAGCCTGCCGGCGTTCATGACCTTTCTGTCGTGGACCGAACTGCCGTGGTACTGGGTCGGCACGCAGCATTTCCTCTGGGCCATGTGCCTGGTGGTGCTGGCGCCAGGATTACTGGCGCTGGTGTTCGGCTTCTTCGCCTTCCGCTCGCGGATCAAGGGCGTGTACTTCTCGATCATGACCCAGGCCCTGACCTTCGCCGGCATGCTGCTGTTTTTCCGCAACGAAACCGGCTTTGGTGGCAACAACGGCTTCACCAACTTTCGCAGCATTCTGGGGTTCAGCATTACGTCTCAAGGCACACGTGCGGTGTTGTTTCTGCTGACCGTGGTGTTGCTGGCGGGCAGCCTGTTTGTCGGCTGGCGTCTGGCGCGCAGCAAGTTCGGTCGTGTCTTGACCGCCGTGCGCGATGCGGAGAACCGCCTGATGTTCTGCGGCTACGACCCGCGCGGCTTCAAGCTGTTCGTGTGGGTGTTGAGCGCGGTGTTGTGCGGCCTGGCCGGGGCGTTGTATGTACCGCAAGTCGGCATCATCAACCCGAGCGAAATGTCGCCGACCAACTCCATTGAGGCGGCAGTCTGGGTGGCCTTGGGCGGTCGCGGCACGCTGATCGGCCCGCTGCTCGGCGCCGGCGTGGTCAACGGCATGAAGAGCTGGTTCACCGTGGCCTTCCCTGAATACTGGCTGTTCTTCCTCGGCGCGCTGTTCATCGTGGTGACGCTGTACCTGCCCAAAGGGGTGATCGGTCTGATCAAGAAAAGGGGCGAGCCATGA
- the urtD gene encoding urea ABC transporter ATP-binding protein UrtD, with the protein MKSTPTPAFDPVLDPNSDAGTSRDAIGLGQVAGKGLNTLHGTILTLEDISVSFDGFKALNDLNLYIRVGELRCIIGPNGAGKTTLMDVITGKTRPSHGKAWFGETLDLTQMSEVQIAQAGIGRKFQKPTVFEALSVFENLELAQKTDKSVWASLRAKLNGEQRDRIDEVLETIRLTASMSRPAGLLSHGQKQFLEIGMLLVQDPQLLLLDEPVAGMTDAETEFTAELFKSLAGKHSLMVVEHDMGFVGSIADHVTVLHQGSVLAEGSLEDVQADERVIEVYLGR; encoded by the coding sequence ATGAAAAGCACTCCGACGCCTGCATTCGATCCGGTGCTCGACCCGAACAGCGACGCCGGTACCAGCCGCGATGCCATCGGCCTTGGCCAGGTCGCCGGCAAAGGGCTGAACACCTTGCACGGCACGATCCTGACGCTGGAAGACATCAGCGTCAGCTTCGACGGTTTCAAGGCCCTCAATGATCTGAATCTGTACATCCGCGTCGGCGAGCTGCGCTGCATCATCGGGCCCAACGGCGCGGGCAAGACCACGCTGATGGACGTGATCACCGGCAAGACCCGACCTAGTCACGGCAAGGCCTGGTTCGGGGAAACTCTCGACCTGACCCAGATGAGCGAAGTGCAGATCGCCCAGGCGGGAATCGGCCGCAAGTTTCAAAAGCCCACGGTGTTCGAAGCGCTGAGCGTGTTCGAAAACCTGGAGCTGGCGCAGAAAACCGACAAATCGGTGTGGGCCAGCCTGCGGGCCAAGCTCAACGGCGAACAGCGCGACCGCATCGACGAGGTGCTGGAAACCATTCGCCTGACGGCGTCGATGTCGCGCCCCGCCGGGCTGTTGTCCCACGGCCAGAAGCAGTTTCTGGAGATCGGGATGTTGCTGGTCCAGGACCCGCAACTGCTGCTGCTCGACGAGCCCGTTGCTGGCATGACCGACGCCGAAACCGAGTTCACCGCCGAGCTGTTCAAGAGCCTGGCCGGCAAGCACTCGCTGATGGTGGTCGAGCACGACATGGGCTTTGTCGGCAGCATCGCCGACCACGTCACCGTCTTGCACCAGGGCAGCGTACTGGCGGAAGGATCGCTGGAAGACGTGCAGGCGGATGAACGGGTGATTGAGGTGTATCTGGGGCGGTGA
- a CDS encoding GNAT family N-acetyltransferase, with amino-acid sequence MTYSIRDALLTDMPAVLAIYNDAVLNTTAIWNEQPVDLANREAWFAARQSQAYPILVAVDADDQVLGYSSFGDWRPFEGFRHTVEHSVYVRADQRGNGLGPLLMKALIERARACDKHMMVAAIESGNAASIHLHEHEGFITTGQMAQVGTKFGRWLDLTFMQLDLSPGASAPPSQAPGITPVA; translated from the coding sequence ATGACCTATTCGATTCGTGACGCTTTGCTGACTGACATGCCGGCCGTGCTGGCCATCTACAACGACGCAGTGCTCAACACCACGGCGATCTGGAACGAGCAGCCGGTGGACCTTGCCAACCGCGAAGCCTGGTTCGCTGCGCGCCAGTCCCAGGCGTACCCGATTCTGGTGGCGGTCGATGCCGACGATCAGGTGCTGGGCTATTCGTCGTTCGGCGACTGGCGGCCGTTCGAAGGGTTTCGCCACACCGTCGAGCACTCGGTCTACGTGCGTGCCGATCAACGCGGCAACGGCCTGGGTCCGCTGCTGATGAAAGCGCTGATCGAACGCGCTCGCGCCTGCGATAAACACATGATGGTCGCGGCCATCGAGAGTGGTAACGCGGCGTCGATTCACCTGCACGAGCACGAAGGGTTCATTACCACCGGACAAATGGCACAGGTCGGCACCAAGTTCGGCCGCTGGCTGGACCTGACGTTCATGCAGCTGGACCTGTCGCCCGGCGCCTCTGCTCCACCCTCGCAAGCGCCCGGCATCACGCCTGTCGCGTGA
- the urtE gene encoding urea ABC transporter ATP-binding subunit UrtE: protein MLQVEKLHQFYGGSHILRGLSFDVNIGEVTCLLGRNGVGKTTLLKVLMGLLPAKEGVVQWEGKPITGFKPHQRVHSGIAYVPQGREIFGRLTVEENLLMGLSRFPGSEAKEVPAFIYDLFPVLLQMKHRRGGDLSGGQQQQLAIGRALASRPRLLILDEPTEGIQPSVIKEIGAVIKKLAARGDMAILLVEQFYDFAAELADQYIVMSRGEIVQQGRGENMEAEGVRGLVTI, encoded by the coding sequence ATGCTCCAAGTCGAAAAGCTCCACCAGTTCTACGGCGGCAGCCATATCCTCCGCGGCCTGTCGTTTGACGTGAACATCGGCGAGGTCACGTGCCTGCTCGGTCGTAACGGCGTGGGCAAGACCACGCTGTTGAAAGTGCTGATGGGGCTGCTGCCCGCCAAAGAAGGCGTGGTGCAGTGGGAAGGCAAGCCGATCACCGGTTTCAAGCCCCACCAGCGCGTTCATTCCGGGATCGCCTACGTGCCCCAGGGCCGGGAAATTTTCGGCCGACTGACCGTTGAGGAAAACCTGCTGATGGGGCTTTCGCGGTTTCCCGGCTCCGAGGCCAAGGAAGTCCCGGCGTTTATTTACGATCTGTTCCCGGTGCTGCTGCAGATGAAGCATCGGCGCGGCGGTGACCTGTCTGGCGGCCAGCAACAGCAACTGGCGATCGGGCGCGCCCTGGCCAGTCGCCCGCGCCTGCTGATTCTCGACGAACCCACCGAAGGCATTCAGCCCTCGGTGATCAAGGAGATCGGCGCGGTGATCAAAAAGCTCGCGGCGCGCGGTGACATGGCGATTTTGCTGGTCGAGCAGTTCTACGACTTTGCCGCCGAGCTGGCCGATCAGTACATCGTCATGTCCCGCGGCGAGATCGTTCAGCAGGGCCGTGGCGAAAACATGGAGGCTGAAGGCGTTCGGGGTCTGGTCACCATTTGA
- the urtA gene encoding urea ABC transporter substrate-binding protein: MKRRSLLKAFTLSASIAAMGLTWTAQAAETIKVGILHSLSGTMAISETSLKDMALMTIDEINAKGGVNGKMLEPVVVDPASNWPLFAEKGRQLLTQDKVAVVFGCWTSVSRKSVLPVFEELNGLLFYPVQYEGEEMSPNVFYTGAAPNQQAIPAVEYLMSEDGGAAKRFFLLGTDYVYPRTTNKILRSFLHSKGVADKDIEEVYTPFGHSDYQTIVSNIKKFSAGGKTAVISTVNGDSNVPFYKELGNQGLKATDVPVVAFSVGEEELRGVDTKPLVGNLAAWNYFESVKNPVNTKFVADWKAYAKAHNLPNADKAVTNDPMEATYVGIHMWAQAVEKAKSTDVDKVREAMAGQTFAAPSGFTLTMDKTNHHLHKPVMIGEIQADGQFNVVWQTKEPIRAQPWSPFIPGNDKKPDYAVKSN, encoded by the coding sequence ATGAAGCGTCGTAGTTTGCTGAAAGCGTTCACTCTGTCTGCATCGATCGCAGCGATGGGTTTGACCTGGACCGCTCAGGCGGCCGAGACCATCAAGGTCGGCATTCTGCATTCTTTGTCCGGCACCATGGCCATCTCCGAGACCTCGCTCAAGGACATGGCGCTGATGACCATTGATGAAATCAACGCCAAAGGCGGCGTCAACGGCAAGATGCTCGAGCCGGTGGTGGTCGACCCGGCGTCGAACTGGCCGCTGTTTGCAGAGAAAGGCCGTCAGTTGCTGACCCAGGACAAAGTCGCCGTGGTGTTCGGCTGCTGGACGTCGGTCTCGCGCAAGTCGGTGTTGCCGGTGTTTGAAGAGCTGAACGGCTTGCTGTTCTACCCGGTGCAGTATGAAGGCGAAGAGATGTCGCCGAACGTGTTCTACACCGGCGCGGCGCCTAACCAGCAGGCGATTCCTGCAGTTGAATACCTGATGAGCGAAGACGGCGGCGCCGCCAAGCGCTTCTTCCTGCTGGGCACCGACTACGTGTACCCGCGCACCACCAACAAGATTCTGCGCTCGTTCCTGCACTCCAAAGGCGTCGCAGACAAGGACATCGAAGAGGTCTACACCCCGTTCGGTCACAGCGATTACCAGACCATCGTGTCGAACATCAAGAAGTTCTCCGCAGGCGGCAAGACCGCTGTGATCTCCACCGTCAACGGCGACTCCAACGTGCCGTTCTATAAAGAGCTGGGCAATCAGGGCCTGAAAGCCACCGACGTACCGGTGGTGGCGTTCTCGGTCGGCGAAGAAGAACTGCGCGGCGTCGACACCAAACCGCTGGTGGGCAACCTGGCCGCATGGAACTACTTCGAGTCGGTGAAGAACCCGGTCAACACTAAGTTTGTCGCCGACTGGAAGGCCTACGCCAAGGCGCACAACCTGCCGAACGCCGACAAGGCCGTGACCAACGATCCGATGGAAGCCACGTACGTCGGTATCCACATGTGGGCGCAAGCGGTCGAGAAAGCCAAGTCCACGGACGTGGATAAAGTTCGCGAAGCCATGGCCGGTCAGACCTTCGCCGCGCCGTCGGGCTTCACCCTGACGATGGACAAGACCAACCACCACCTGCACAAGCCGGTGATGATCGGCGAGATCCAGGCCGACGGTCAGTTCAACGTGGTCTGGCAGACCAAAGAGCCAATTCGCGCCCAGCCGTGGAGTCCGTTCATTCCGGGCAACGACAAGAAGCCTGACTACGCGGTGAAGAGTAACTAA
- a CDS encoding urease accessory protein UreD, with translation MNLPAHTALFTPSWHAELELAYGRFGDSTRPTQRRHKGPLRVQKHLYAEGPQVCQHIIVHPPGGIAGGDRLDISASVGANAWAQLTSPGAAKWYRAAGPAYQQLEIKVAAGGTLEWLPQESIVFSEAKAELTTRIDLEGDARLLYWDVVALGRPASGERFDQGHFQAHLDIRHDGKLLWHERQRIVGDDGLLDSPIGLAGKPVFATLIVTGEIDAELMERCRELAEHSPVRGDLSQLPGLIIARCLADEALHARAWLIELWKLLRPALLGREAVAPRIWST, from the coding sequence ATGAATCTTCCTGCCCACACCGCCCTGTTCACCCCCAGCTGGCATGCCGAGCTGGAGCTGGCGTATGGGCGTTTCGGCGACAGCACGCGCCCGACCCAGCGGCGCCACAAAGGTCCGTTGCGGGTGCAAAAGCACTTGTATGCCGAAGGCCCGCAGGTCTGCCAACACATCATCGTTCACCCGCCGGGCGGCATTGCCGGCGGCGATCGGCTGGACATCAGCGCCAGCGTCGGCGCCAACGCCTGGGCGCAACTGACCAGCCCCGGCGCGGCGAAGTGGTACCGCGCTGCAGGGCCGGCTTATCAACAGCTTGAAATCAAGGTGGCTGCAGGCGGCACGCTGGAATGGCTGCCGCAGGAGAGCATCGTGTTCAGCGAGGCCAAGGCCGAACTGACCACGCGGATCGACCTCGAAGGCGACGCCCGGCTGCTCTACTGGGACGTGGTTGCGCTGGGCCGGCCGGCCAGCGGCGAGCGTTTCGATCAGGGCCATTTTCAGGCGCATCTGGATATCCGGCATGACGGCAAGCTGTTGTGGCACGAGCGCCAGCGCATCGTTGGCGATGACGGCTTGCTGGATTCGCCCATCGGCCTGGCCGGCAAGCCAGTGTTCGCGACGCTGATCGTGACCGGGGAAATCGACGCTGAATTGATGGAGCGCTGCCGCGAGCTGGCTGAGCATTCACCCGTACGGGGCGACCTGAGCCAGTTGCCCGGGCTGATCATCGCCCGCTGCCTGGCCGACGAAGCCCTGCATGCTCGGGCCTGGCTGATTGAATTATGGAAACTGCTGCGCCCTGCCCTGTTGGGGCGGGAAGCGGTGGCACCGAGGATTTGGAGCACCTAA
- a CDS encoding dermonecrotic toxin domain-containing protein produces MNSTTVTPSPTPTPTPTPTIDSSALAPYDLPDFSRAVEQTLTDCLRLSHRGLTFDYASTWLVCHTRSIESAATETISRYPLLASLTACFTGLFQWHNVESAELYSTELPSADTPTIGALDRKALVALYASVTPRLADRYKQMLSDHWAVIQPSGNARRDDFLADRVKLLRLECQMRVEKGEFRPHLYSMLNDTLDYGVDTSAEPLHKHDVFSVWLGTGATALFALTGAFVITEQRSDQVPATDDESAGEVILYTPADSLERFDSLNQLTDILTHRLADESRRRRLLGHLKLDDVVALALPNADSVQPPVRWGLQKLGNNFMSLLLTSQILKQKADFDHAVHIAQSLNLNQPSFQRLILELMASDQLFDNDRIERQLDCDVVREQMPDWWEKMNEEQQVEWTRDATAYAQSIQTIRRISLDHFNTPQADSTHVIKAYVDATVSAALAEKSIQLSPRKIQITATFQHLAPSLFYPSIPTETKTRSQTHSLHALAHEDALRTNTQHAIELRAADKHGAEIPRLSGAFVKELLARIDIPKRLDDYLAEHLDHSDYADQLQREHRELLLARLAMAYRESQLSGFPENRLRWIKAVLDGPDPQQRREVDAAKIEVRFLHIGGVKIPDIMLIAPVGTFEKGPVVLCTLNAPDNVVFRSFDGMFHLTRAFLERDVYKSYVARLLPLADRRLARVLLEYEEWFKHWRFPDAVTSLPTPVPIPSSLLNPVVFVEQNGDPFNEHFAVRIRQLKEEARSQLSQPGSGDARTQTFDMAMSIALLLLPAPVMIPLALGMGLGRAWSGFQKVDENDWEGAAQELMAATGYLLTAGIGRASAATLKGPQLARIKRPHLVRRTGRDGQVQIGYLLSPSGAPHFAESGMITRLDPDKFTEISLGTEKGYVGRRFNLFGRCRLYRPHPRDPALLIHEEEYVIRSRTGGWSKVSQPVVRLSPQADRQARHELSVLLKNWPTPSDGTPIPQPSLDEPRFLTVAGSARAELYPELLDYIEAGSAEINQRLRSGARTHRTQVFLNQFYRLRSWSGNAFRAAHVTDESLQHLRRELGAVFVDAGVQSASISRGNAVRWSLDSFVTDQAGSNTHPVFLIFAPSVPKKNMFSGFLADHVAIPPGTRLQLSAFREVNGQAFAYFTAPEKLVYETFDLFTGEREIFVR; encoded by the coding sequence ATGAATTCCACCACCGTCACCCCTTCACCCACACCCACACCCACACCCACACCCACTATCGACAGCTCAGCGCTTGCGCCCTACGATCTGCCCGATTTTTCCCGGGCCGTTGAGCAGACACTCACTGACTGCCTTCGCCTGAGCCATCGCGGACTCACATTTGACTACGCCAGTACATGGCTCGTTTGCCACACGCGAAGCATCGAGTCCGCCGCCACAGAAACCATCAGCCGTTACCCGCTGCTTGCCAGCCTGACAGCATGCTTCACCGGGCTCTTTCAATGGCACAACGTCGAGTCTGCGGAGCTTTATTCCACCGAGCTTCCTTCGGCTGACACGCCCACTATTGGCGCGCTTGACCGCAAGGCTCTGGTCGCCCTGTACGCATCCGTCACACCAAGGCTGGCCGATCGCTATAAGCAAATGCTCTCGGACCATTGGGCAGTGATTCAGCCTTCCGGCAACGCCCGGCGCGATGACTTCCTCGCGGACCGGGTTAAATTGCTCAGGCTGGAGTGCCAGATGCGTGTCGAGAAGGGCGAGTTTCGTCCGCATCTGTACAGCATGCTTAACGACACACTGGATTACGGCGTGGATACCTCGGCTGAACCCCTGCACAAACACGATGTATTCAGCGTGTGGCTAGGCACCGGCGCCACTGCGCTGTTTGCGCTGACAGGGGCATTTGTGATCACCGAGCAACGCAGCGATCAGGTTCCGGCAACCGACGATGAGTCCGCTGGAGAGGTCATTCTCTATACCCCTGCCGACAGCCTGGAACGATTCGATTCACTGAATCAGCTCACCGACATCCTCACCCATCGTCTTGCCGACGAAAGTCGACGCCGCCGATTGCTGGGCCATCTCAAGCTCGATGATGTGGTCGCATTGGCACTCCCCAACGCTGACAGTGTGCAGCCCCCTGTACGCTGGGGCTTGCAGAAGCTGGGTAATAATTTCATGAGCCTGCTGCTGACGTCGCAGATCCTCAAACAGAAGGCCGACTTCGACCACGCGGTGCACATCGCTCAGTCCCTGAACCTCAATCAGCCGTCTTTTCAACGCCTCATTCTCGAGTTGATGGCCTCGGATCAACTGTTCGATAACGACCGCATCGAGCGCCAGCTGGATTGTGATGTGGTTCGCGAGCAGATGCCCGACTGGTGGGAAAAAATGAATGAGGAACAACAGGTCGAATGGACCCGCGATGCGACGGCTTACGCTCAGTCTATTCAGACCATCCGGCGCATCAGCCTGGACCACTTCAACACGCCGCAAGCTGACAGCACCCACGTCATCAAGGCGTACGTCGATGCAACGGTCAGCGCCGCACTGGCAGAAAAAAGCATTCAACTGTCGCCTCGAAAAATTCAGATAACGGCAACGTTCCAGCATCTCGCCCCGTCCCTCTTTTACCCCTCCATCCCGACAGAAACGAAAACTCGATCGCAGACCCACTCGCTGCACGCATTGGCCCACGAAGATGCCCTACGGACGAACACCCAGCACGCCATCGAGTTACGGGCTGCCGACAAACACGGTGCAGAGATACCGAGACTCTCCGGGGCTTTCGTGAAAGAACTGTTGGCGCGAATCGATATTCCCAAGCGACTGGACGACTACCTTGCCGAACATCTTGATCACTCTGATTATGCTGATCAGTTGCAGCGTGAGCATCGAGAGTTGCTGTTGGCGCGGCTAGCCATGGCGTACAGGGAGAGTCAGCTGAGCGGGTTTCCTGAAAACCGCCTGCGCTGGATCAAGGCGGTCCTGGACGGTCCCGATCCGCAGCAGCGTCGTGAGGTGGACGCGGCGAAGATCGAGGTGCGATTCCTGCACATCGGCGGGGTCAAGATTCCGGACATCATGCTGATTGCCCCGGTCGGCACATTTGAAAAGGGGCCTGTGGTTCTTTGCACACTCAACGCGCCGGATAACGTTGTGTTCCGATCCTTCGACGGTATGTTCCACCTCACACGCGCGTTTCTGGAACGCGACGTGTACAAATCCTACGTGGCGAGGTTGCTGCCACTGGCCGACAGGCGACTGGCTCGGGTGCTCCTCGAATACGAAGAGTGGTTCAAGCACTGGCGCTTTCCAGACGCGGTGACCTCGCTGCCGACGCCGGTTCCCATCCCGTCCAGCTTGTTGAATCCGGTGGTGTTCGTGGAGCAGAACGGCGACCCGTTCAACGAGCATTTCGCGGTCAGGATCCGCCAACTGAAAGAGGAGGCGAGATCCCAGTTGAGCCAGCCCGGCAGTGGTGATGCCCGGACGCAAACCTTTGACATGGCCATGAGTATTGCGCTGTTGCTATTGCCCGCCCCCGTCATGATTCCCCTCGCCCTTGGAATGGGCCTGGGCCGCGCCTGGAGCGGCTTTCAGAAAGTCGATGAAAACGATTGGGAGGGTGCTGCGCAAGAGTTGATGGCCGCGACCGGGTATTTGCTGACTGCAGGTATCGGTCGCGCAAGTGCTGCGACGTTGAAGGGCCCTCAACTGGCGAGGATAAAACGTCCGCATCTGGTTCGCCGTACCGGACGCGACGGACAGGTGCAGATTGGCTATCTGCTGTCACCCTCCGGGGCGCCTCACTTTGCCGAGTCGGGCATGATCACGCGGCTGGACCCGGACAAATTCACCGAGATCAGCTTAGGGACTGAAAAAGGCTACGTCGGTCGACGCTTCAACCTGTTCGGGCGGTGTCGCCTGTATCGACCCCATCCCCGGGATCCAGCGCTGCTGATCCATGAGGAAGAATATGTCATACGGTCCAGAACCGGGGGCTGGAGCAAGGTCTCGCAACCGGTCGTGCGCCTGAGCCCGCAGGCCGATCGACAAGCCCGGCATGAACTGAGTGTGTTACTCAAAAATTGGCCTACCCCCTCTGATGGTACTCCCATCCCTCAACCTTCCCTTGATGAACCCAGATTCCTTACCGTGGCCGGAAGCGCAAGAGCGGAACTGTATCCCGAGCTGCTCGACTACATCGAAGCCGGTTCAGCGGAGATCAACCAACGCCTGAGAAGCGGAGCGCGAACGCACCGCACGCAAGTGTTTCTCAACCAGTTCTACCGCCTGCGTTCATGGAGCGGCAATGCGTTCCGCGCCGCGCACGTGACCGACGAAAGCCTGCAGCATTTGCGACGCGAGCTCGGCGCGGTGTTCGTCGACGCCGGCGTGCAGTCGGCGTCAATCAGCCGTGGGAATGCCGTGCGCTGGAGCCTGGACAGCTTCGTAACTGACCAGGCTGGGAGCAATACCCATCCGGTGTTTCTGATCTTTGCGCCATCGGTTCCGAAGAAGAATATGTTCTCGGGCTTCCTTGCCGACCACGTCGCTATCCCGCCCGGCACTCGCCTGCAACTCAGTGCATTTCGAGAAGTGAACGGACAGGCTTTCGCTTATTTCACAGCGCCGGAGAAGCTGGTGTACGAAACCTTTGATCTGTTTACGGGGGAGCGTGAGATTTTCGTGAGGTAG
- the urtB gene encoding urea ABC transporter permease subunit UrtB, producing the protein MPRYFHHLLLALCLWLPFAAHASDAGDFVAADSSERAQLLESWAAKPDPARVELLVALQDGRVAADSSNRAFIQNGDNFIAVAPDAPALADAPNPDAPQAISLNNRLRGLINTALASHQLLAADPKVRLAAAQILQKSARPAQLPLLVQQVSSEQDDSVHSALNLALANLQLVDVSPTVRLAAVRLLGETGDPLARTRLETLLEPNVETDPSVRLAAETSLAQVKRKLMFGEILGQAFAGLSLGSILLLAALGLAITFGLLGVINMAHGEMLMLGAYATYVVQMMFQRYAPGALELYPLVALPIAFFVTACIGMALERTVIRHLYGRPLETLLATWGISLMLIQLIRVVFGAQNVEVANPEWLSGGIQVLPNLVLPWNRIVIIGFALFVVVLTWLLLNKTRLGLNVRAVTQNRNMAACCGVPTGRIDMMAFGLGSGIAGLGGVALSQIGNVGPDLGQSYIIDSFLVVVLGGVGQLAGSVTAAFGLGIANKILEPQIGAVLGKILILALIILFIQKRPQGLFALKGRVID; encoded by the coding sequence ATGCCCAGATACTTCCACCACCTTCTTCTCGCGCTGTGCCTGTGGCTGCCCTTCGCCGCCCACGCCAGCGATGCCGGCGACTTTGTCGCGGCCGACTCTTCAGAACGCGCACAATTATTGGAAAGCTGGGCCGCCAAGCCTGACCCGGCGCGTGTCGAATTGCTGGTTGCCCTGCAGGATGGCCGCGTTGCCGCTGACAGCAGCAACCGGGCGTTCATTCAGAACGGCGACAACTTCATCGCCGTTGCCCCCGACGCCCCCGCGCTGGCCGATGCACCCAACCCCGATGCGCCCCAGGCCATCAGCCTGAACAACCGCCTTCGCGGCCTGATCAATACCGCGCTGGCCAGCCATCAACTGCTGGCTGCTGACCCGAAAGTTCGTTTGGCCGCCGCGCAAATCCTGCAGAAAAGCGCCCGCCCGGCGCAGTTGCCCTTGCTGGTGCAACAAGTGTCCAGCGAACAGGACGACAGCGTTCACTCGGCCCTGAACCTGGCGCTGGCCAACCTGCAACTGGTTGATGTCAGCCCCACCGTGCGCCTCGCCGCCGTACGTCTGCTCGGTGAAACCGGTGATCCACTGGCCCGCACCCGTCTCGAAACCCTGCTCGAACCCAACGTCGAAACCGACCCCAGCGTGCGTCTGGCGGCGGAGACGAGTCTGGCTCAGGTCAAACGCAAATTGATGTTCGGCGAGATCCTCGGGCAAGCCTTCGCCGGCCTGTCGCTCGGGTCGATTCTGCTGCTGGCGGCGCTGGGACTGGCGATCACCTTCGGCCTGCTCGGTGTGATCAACATGGCCCACGGCGAGATGCTGATGCTCGGCGCCTACGCCACCTACGTCGTGCAGATGATGTTTCAGCGTTACGCGCCCGGCGCCCTCGAGCTTTATCCGCTGGTGGCGCTGCCGATCGCGTTTTTCGTCACCGCGTGCATCGGCATGGCCCTGGAACGCACGGTCATTCGCCACCTGTACGGTCGCCCGCTGGAAACACTGCTGGCGACATGGGGCATCAGCCTGATGCTGATCCAGCTGATCCGCGTGGTGTTCGGCGCGCAGAACGTCGAAGTCGCCAATCCGGAATGGCTGTCGGGCGGCATTCAGGTGCTGCCCAATCTCGTGCTGCCCTGGAACCGCATCGTGATCATCGGCTTCGCCCTGTTCGTCGTCGTGCTGACCTGGCTGCTGCTGAACAAGACGCGCCTGGGCCTCAACGTGCGCGCCGTCACCCAGAACCGCAACATGGCAGCGTGCTGCGGCGTGCCCACCGGACGCATCGACATGATGGCCTTCGGGCTCGGCTCCGGCATTGCCGGCCTGGGTGGCGTGGCGCTGAGTCAGATTGGCAACGTCGGCCCTGACCTGGGCCAGAGCTACATCATCGACTCCTTCCTCGTGGTCGTGCTCGGCGGTGTCGGTCAACTGGCCGGCAGCGTCACGGCGGCCTTTGGATTGGGCATTGCCAACAAGATCCTTGAACCGCAGATCGGCGCCGTGCTGGGCAAGATCCTGATCCTGGCGCTGATCATTCTGTTCATTCAGAAACGTCCGCAAGGCCTCTTCGCACTCAAAGGACGGGTGATCGACTGA
- a CDS encoding urease subunit gamma, whose product MDLTPREKDKMLIFTAGLVAERRLARGVKLNYPEAMAFISAALLEGARDGQTVADLMHYGTTLLTREQVMEGIPEMIPEIQVEATFPDGTKLVTVHQPIA is encoded by the coding sequence ATGGATCTGACCCCACGCGAAAAAGACAAGATGCTGATCTTCACCGCAGGCCTGGTTGCCGAGCGGCGGCTGGCACGCGGTGTGAAGCTCAATTACCCGGAAGCGATGGCCTTCATCTCCGCCGCCCTGCTGGAAGGTGCCCGGGACGGCCAGACCGTCGCTGACCTCATGCACTACGGCACCACCCTGTTGACCCGTGAGCAGGTGATGGAAGGCATCCCGGAAATGATTCCGGAAATCCAGGTCGAGGCCACCTTTCCGGACGGCACCAAGCTGGTCACCGTGCATCAGCCGATTGCCTGA